In Pseudoalteromonas xiamenensis, the following are encoded in one genomic region:
- a CDS encoding TIGR04211 family SH3 domain-containing protein, translating to MNTRTLLLSCMLALPTLSFAQTELTEAPATTEQAEQPPSESTSIVPNAYITDNLYIFVHSGAGKNYRILGSINAGTAVQVVGDERNGFVNVIDDKGREGWVEAEFVTTEAGLQITNQNLQAQLDALNVELQDSQNEVPTLQAKLNSLESENAELRQAVKDAETQKVQIQKEAMNKKQEQQHLLLSYGAAIAFSGLILGVLLTLFLSRRKRYDGWA from the coding sequence ATGAATACACGGACCTTGCTGTTGTCTTGCATGCTTGCGCTACCAACACTCTCTTTTGCACAAACAGAGCTTACTGAAGCGCCAGCAACGACTGAGCAAGCAGAACAACCCCCTTCCGAATCGACGTCGATTGTTCCCAATGCCTATATCACCGATAACCTCTATATTTTTGTGCACAGCGGTGCTGGTAAAAACTATCGTATTCTAGGGTCTATCAATGCTGGAACCGCGGTTCAAGTCGTCGGCGATGAAAGAAATGGCTTTGTGAATGTCATTGATGATAAAGGCCGTGAGGGTTGGGTAGAGGCCGAATTCGTCACGACCGAAGCCGGCTTACAGATCACCAACCAAAATTTGCAAGCACAACTTGATGCGCTGAATGTAGAACTACAAGACAGTCAAAACGAAGTGCCTACACTGCAAGCAAAACTGAATTCTCTTGAATCCGAAAACGCAGAACTTAGACAAGCAGTGAAAGATGCAGAAACGCAAAAAGTGCAAATACAAAAAGAAGCAATGAACAAAAAACAAGAACAACAGCATCTATTGTTAAGTTACGGTGCGGCAATTGCTTTTTCAGGTCTTATCCTAGGCGTTCTTTTGACACTGTTTTTATCGCGCAGAAAACGTTACGACGGTTGGGCATAA
- a CDS encoding ExeA family protein: protein MYLGYFGLSEKPFSIAPNPEYLFLSERHKEALAHLQYGLGDAGGFVLLTGEVGTGKTTITRTLLSSLPENTEVAFILNPTLSAHELLESICDELTIPVEKGASLKQLTDSIKAKLLANHAAGGHTMLIIDEAQHLAPEVLEQLRLLTNLETDHKKLLQIVLVGQPELQQLLQRTELRQLAQRITARYHLLPLTQVQVFDYIQHRLHKAGCNKALFEPTAVELMYELTAGIPRLINLLADRCLLGAFSQHQMVVSKAIVKQAAEEALPKAVLSSQSSAISSSINWLPYVAFPCLFLVGFAAAYWS from the coding sequence GTGTATTTAGGTTATTTTGGTTTATCGGAAAAACCCTTCTCCATTGCGCCCAATCCTGAGTATTTGTTTTTAAGTGAACGTCACAAAGAAGCACTGGCTCATCTTCAATATGGTTTGGGTGATGCTGGTGGTTTTGTGCTGCTTACTGGGGAAGTTGGCACGGGTAAAACAACAATCACGCGAACATTATTAAGTTCGCTTCCAGAAAACACGGAAGTAGCGTTTATCCTAAATCCGACGTTGTCTGCGCATGAATTGTTAGAAAGTATCTGTGATGAATTGACGATACCCGTTGAAAAAGGGGCCTCGCTCAAACAGTTGACCGATAGCATCAAAGCCAAGCTGCTCGCAAATCATGCCGCAGGTGGCCACACAATGCTTATCATTGATGAGGCACAACACTTAGCGCCAGAGGTCCTTGAGCAGCTCAGATTACTGACGAATCTTGAAACGGATCACAAAAAATTACTGCAAATCGTGCTGGTGGGTCAGCCTGAATTGCAGCAATTGCTGCAACGGACGGAACTTCGTCAGCTGGCACAAAGGATCACTGCTCGTTACCATTTATTGCCGCTAACTCAGGTGCAGGTATTTGATTATATTCAACATCGTTTACATAAAGCAGGCTGCAATAAGGCGCTTTTCGAGCCAACGGCCGTTGAATTAATGTATGAATTAACCGCCGGTATTCCTCGCTTGATCAACCTCTTGGCTGATCGCTGTTTATTAGGTGCTTTTTCGCAGCATCAAATGGTGGTGTCAAAGGCCATCGTGAAACAAGCCGCGGAAGAGGCGCTACCAAAGGCCGTGTTATCGAGCCAATCATCCGCGATAAGTTCTTCGATAAATTGGTTACCTTACGTTGCCTTTCCTTGTTTGTTTTTGGTCGGTTTTGCCGCCGCGTATTGGAGTTAA
- the plsY gene encoding glycerol-3-phosphate 1-O-acyltransferase PlsY translates to MCLVAYLMGSISSAILVCRIFRLPDPRFAGSNNPGATNVLRLGGKLPALLVLVSDVLKGTIPVWGAYFLQIEPIWLGTIAVCACLGHIYPVFFHFNGGKAVATAFGALLPIGLSLAGLLVATWILILWITRYSSLAAIITVGLAPLYTFLIKPLYTLPVTFLTVLIIFRHRANIKRLWQGKEPKVGKKSERE, encoded by the coding sequence ATGTGTCTGGTTGCCTACTTAATGGGTTCTATCTCGTCAGCTATTCTGGTTTGTCGAATATTTCGCTTGCCTGATCCTCGCTTTGCTGGCTCAAATAATCCCGGCGCGACGAACGTGTTACGTTTGGGTGGGAAGCTACCCGCTCTATTGGTGTTGGTCAGTGACGTGCTAAAAGGTACGATCCCAGTTTGGGGTGCATACTTTTTGCAAATTGAACCAATTTGGCTTGGCACTATCGCGGTATGCGCGTGCCTTGGTCACATCTACCCTGTTTTTTTTCATTTCAACGGCGGGAAAGCGGTAGCGACAGCCTTTGGTGCATTGCTACCGATTGGTTTATCGTTAGCAGGGCTGCTCGTTGCAACTTGGATTTTGATTTTGTGGATAACACGCTACTCGTCGTTAGCGGCGATTATTACCGTGGGGTTGGCTCCACTTTATACCTTCCTCATTAAACCGCTTTATACCTTGCCAGTTACGTTTTTAACGGTGCTTATCATTTTCCGTCATCGTGCAAACATCAAACGCTTATGGCAAGGTAAGGAACCCAAAGTCGGTAAAAAATCAGAGCGGGAGTAA
- a CDS encoding DUF2007 domain-containing protein, producing MTTQEVDDPFIWQCVYMAEHQLEAHIVRGLLTQAGIQTHLKGEFLQGALGEIPFEQTRVQVMVYAIKLARAQQILVNYQQQQKTHWQCPVCHEENGPAFDYCWSCETQRI from the coding sequence ATGACAACTCAAGAGGTTGACGATCCTTTTATTTGGCAATGTGTGTACATGGCCGAACACCAACTAGAAGCGCATATTGTTCGTGGACTGTTGACTCAGGCTGGTATTCAAACGCATCTAAAAGGAGAATTTCTTCAAGGCGCGTTGGGTGAAATCCCGTTTGAACAAACTCGCGTTCAAGTTATGGTCTACGCGATAAAATTAGCCCGAGCGCAACAAATCTTGGTAAACTATCAACAACAACAAAAAACCCATTGGCAGTGTCCTGTTTGCCATGAAGAAAATGGACCTGCATTTGACTATTGCTGGTCTTGTGAGACGCAAAGAATATGA
- a CDS encoding YjaG family protein, whose amino-acid sequence MNKANNFQRIRELSYVQKAALAGAVLERMLPNYGLFTEATGFGDETVLRSALNVCWEKLMLPKSKISLEKQVEKVEPLVPELTDFDMFGTYLAIDTATALLGFMHGMMAKDDQEFVSIAKISQATVARYIEFLLESEGVEPDNKLVREHPLMQYEIEVLGELIDFVEQNGRVTPESVRELKALAVADGQTNIGLELN is encoded by the coding sequence ATGAATAAAGCAAATAATTTTCAGCGTATTAGAGAGTTGAGTTATGTGCAGAAGGCAGCGCTTGCTGGCGCTGTCCTTGAACGTATGTTGCCGAATTACGGTCTTTTTACCGAAGCGACTGGATTTGGCGATGAAACGGTATTGCGTAGCGCATTAAATGTGTGCTGGGAAAAGCTAATGCTGCCAAAAAGCAAAATCAGTTTAGAAAAGCAGGTTGAGAAAGTTGAACCGCTTGTACCTGAACTCACTGATTTTGATATGTTTGGAACTTATTTAGCCATCGATACTGCCACGGCGCTTTTGGGATTTATGCACGGAATGATGGCAAAAGATGACCAAGAGTTTGTGAGTATAGCCAAAATTTCTCAAGCGACAGTCGCGCGCTACATCGAGTTTTTATTGGAAAGTGAAGGTGTTGAGCCTGACAACAAATTGGTCCGTGAACACCCTCTTATGCAATACGAAATTGAGGTGTTGGGTGAGCTAATCGACTTCGTTGAACAAAACGGTCGTGTCACGCCGGAATCGGTTCGTGAATTGAAGGCGTTAGCCGTTGCTGACGGCCAAACTAATATTGGGTTAGAACTGAATTAA
- a CDS encoding CYTH domain-containing protein: protein MDTEIELKFLLSDNEVPLVPGLLMQFAKTVNNKPTKQLQNAYFDTPERHLRKLDIGLRTRCCNDECEQTIKLAGEVVGGLHQRPEYNLPIEGGKPNIALFDASIWPTGMDMAFISANLQPIFSTNFTRRKWLIETENGSQLEVVLDKGEVTAGNQSEPISELEVELIEGDRSDVFAFAEHLISQLGVRLGLYSKAARGYRMADNKPLIANKALSFVPLSKRDTQEQALEESLGYAIRFVQKHEQCYFDEPKLKTLKRMLDGISLIRHIFWLFDEIVEKEATEHLRKELKWLLGELSWVENAMQLKTYTSKRHAYYKKINNAPELAQVITDLQDVQPSETDMQDLFHCARYNRLLLALTRFLLERTWRKTWNQKAVIAAEKPIVEVAAQLFERDWQQLKQMVLEDKSFNSNDYLQLKPHLENTMLNGNCLGSLFDKEDRRIFRTPWLDILYGVYELQTLSYLKQLCVGHGDEQLEEIQKWLEQKANFLVTAMEQSRVASLDNTPYWR from the coding sequence ATGGATACTGAGATAGAACTGAAGTTTTTACTTTCAGACAATGAAGTACCCCTCGTCCCTGGTTTGTTGATGCAATTTGCGAAAACCGTTAATAACAAACCAACGAAACAACTCCAAAATGCTTATTTTGATACGCCTGAGAGACACCTCAGAAAGCTTGATATTGGTTTACGTACTCGTTGCTGCAATGACGAATGTGAGCAAACCATCAAGTTAGCAGGTGAAGTCGTCGGTGGTTTACATCAACGTCCAGAATACAATCTCCCCATAGAAGGTGGTAAACCTAACATCGCGTTATTTGACGCCAGCATTTGGCCTACAGGCATGGATATGGCGTTTATTTCAGCAAACTTACAACCTATTTTCAGTACCAATTTCACACGCCGTAAATGGCTAATTGAAACTGAAAATGGCAGCCAGTTAGAAGTCGTTCTAGATAAAGGTGAAGTAACGGCGGGCAACCAAAGTGAACCAATTTCAGAGTTGGAAGTGGAGCTTATTGAAGGTGACCGTAGTGACGTTTTTGCGTTTGCTGAACATCTTATCAGCCAATTAGGTGTTCGTTTAGGGCTGTATTCGAAAGCGGCCCGTGGCTACCGTATGGCCGATAATAAGCCGTTGATTGCCAACAAAGCGCTGAGTTTTGTGCCGCTTTCTAAACGTGACACGCAAGAACAAGCGCTTGAAGAGTCACTTGGTTATGCAATTCGTTTCGTACAGAAGCATGAACAATGTTACTTCGACGAACCGAAACTCAAAACACTTAAACGCATGCTGGATGGTATTTCACTTATCCGCCACATCTTTTGGTTGTTTGACGAAATTGTCGAAAAAGAGGCAACGGAACACCTTCGTAAAGAGTTAAAGTGGTTGCTTGGAGAACTAAGTTGGGTTGAAAACGCAATGCAACTTAAAACATACACTTCAAAGCGTCACGCCTACTATAAAAAGATCAATAATGCGCCTGAACTCGCGCAAGTGATCACCGATCTGCAGGATGTGCAGCCAAGTGAAACCGATATGCAGGACTTATTTCACTGTGCTCGCTATAACAGGTTGCTACTGGCATTAACGCGCTTTTTGCTTGAGCGTACATGGCGCAAAACGTGGAACCAAAAAGCAGTTATTGCGGCAGAGAAGCCGATTGTAGAGGTAGCCGCTCAACTGTTTGAGCGTGACTGGCAACAGTTAAAGCAAATGGTTTTAGAAGACAAATCGTTTAATTCAAATGATTATTTGCAGCTAAAACCACATCTCGAAAACACGATGTTGAATGGCAACTGTTTAGGGTCGCTTTTTGATAAAGAAGACAGACGTATTTTCCGAACACCATGGCTCGATATTCTTTATGGGGTTTATGAACTTCAAACGCTGTCTTATTTAAAGCAATTGTGTGTTGGTCACGGTGATGAGCAACTTGAGGAAATTCAGAAGTGGCTTGAACAAAAAGCCAATTTTTTGGTAACGGCGATGGAGCAAAGTCGCGTCGCGTCGCTCGATAACACGCCATACTGGCGATAA
- the folB gene encoding dihydroneopterin aldolase has product MDKVYISQLHVETIIGVYDFEKESKQSLYFDVEMLTDIREAAKTDDIQLAVDYAKVSERIEQVCQQVTVELLETLIEMLAAMILSEFSVAQVTLRVSKPQAVAKASTVGVEITRSR; this is encoded by the coding sequence ATGGATAAGGTTTATATCTCACAGTTACATGTTGAGACAATAATAGGAGTGTACGACTTTGAGAAAGAAAGTAAACAAAGCTTGTACTTCGATGTTGAAATGCTTACCGACATTCGTGAAGCCGCGAAGACGGATGACATCCAACTTGCCGTCGATTATGCAAAAGTAAGTGAACGGATTGAACAGGTTTGCCAACAAGTCACTGTCGAGTTGCTTGAAACGTTAATTGAAATGTTAGCGGCAATGATCTTATCCGAGTTCTCAGTGGCACAGGTAACGCTTCGAGTGAGCAAACCTCAAGCGGTTGCGAAAGCATCAACCGTTGGGGTCGAAATTACGCGCTCGCGTTAG
- a CDS encoding winged helix-turn-helix transcriptional regulator, whose protein sequence is MTTSIKTRVLDRIDLAILDALQKNGRISNVNLAKQVNLSPSPCLDRVKKLEAEGYIEGYTARLNPTRLGQNLVAHVEVTLNRSTEAVFETFKQHILRVPQVAGCDMVAGGFDYLIKIRVRDMSEYREVLGIIVEIPGVATNHTYMVIEHVKPDVGVQVLMPKK, encoded by the coding sequence ATGACTACTTCAATCAAAACACGTGTGCTTGATCGAATTGATTTAGCAATTTTAGACGCCTTACAGAAAAATGGTCGGATTTCGAATGTAAATCTCGCTAAACAGGTTAACTTAAGCCCAAGTCCCTGTCTGGATAGGGTCAAAAAGTTGGAAGCGGAAGGGTACATAGAAGGTTACACGGCGAGATTGAACCCAACGAGGCTGGGGCAAAACTTAGTTGCGCATGTTGAAGTAACTTTAAATCGTTCGACCGAAGCTGTGTTCGAGACATTCAAGCAGCATATTCTGCGGGTGCCGCAAGTGGCAGGATGTGACATGGTTGCTGGTGGATTTGATTATCTCATTAAAATTCGTGTGCGGGACATGAGTGAGTACCGAGAAGTACTAGGAATTATTGTGGAAATTCCGGGCGTTGCGACGAATCATACGTATATGGTGATAGAACACGTCAAACCAGATGTTGGCGTCCAAGTCTTAATGCCAAAAAAATAG
- the tsaD gene encoding tRNA (adenosine(37)-N6)-threonylcarbamoyltransferase complex transferase subunit TsaD, whose translation MRILGIESSCDETGIAIYDDELGLLAHQLYSQVKVHADYGGVVPELASRDHVRKTLPLIQAAFEQAGCGPESLDGVAYTAGPGLVGALLVGTSIGRSLAYGWGLPAVAVHHMEGHLLAPMLEPEAPEFPFVALLVSGGHTMMVKVAGIGEYEVLGESVDDAAGEAFDKTAKLLGLDYPGGPLLAKMAEQGVDGRFQFPRPMTDRPGLDFSFSGLKTATANTIRSEGDDAQTKADIAHAFQSAVIDTLAIKCKRALKETGINRLVIAGGVSANKALREKLERVMIGMKGKVYYPRTEFCTDNGAMIAYAGMQRLKAGQFAELDMKTKARWPLDSLLPL comes from the coding sequence TTGCGCATTTTAGGCATTGAATCCTCGTGTGATGAAACGGGTATTGCGATTTATGATGATGAGCTTGGACTTCTTGCGCATCAACTATACAGTCAAGTAAAGGTGCATGCCGATTACGGTGGCGTTGTGCCTGAGCTCGCGTCGCGCGATCACGTACGTAAAACATTGCCTTTAATCCAAGCTGCATTTGAACAAGCAGGGTGTGGACCTGAGTCCCTTGACGGAGTGGCATATACGGCAGGTCCTGGACTTGTTGGCGCGCTGCTTGTTGGTACTTCTATTGGCCGCTCTTTAGCATATGGTTGGGGACTCCCCGCCGTTGCCGTCCATCACATGGAAGGGCATTTGCTTGCGCCGATGCTTGAACCTGAAGCGCCTGAATTTCCATTTGTTGCTCTGTTGGTTTCCGGTGGTCACACCATGATGGTGAAAGTAGCAGGCATTGGCGAATATGAAGTGCTCGGTGAGTCCGTTGACGACGCGGCTGGTGAAGCGTTTGATAAAACTGCAAAACTATTGGGGTTAGATTATCCAGGCGGACCTTTACTCGCTAAAATGGCAGAGCAAGGTGTAGATGGACGATTCCAATTCCCTCGACCAATGACCGATAGACCAGGCCTTGATTTTAGTTTTAGCGGATTAAAAACCGCGACGGCAAACACCATACGCAGTGAAGGTGATGACGCGCAAACGAAAGCCGATATTGCCCACGCTTTTCAAAGTGCAGTGATAGATACACTCGCGATAAAATGTAAACGAGCGCTTAAAGAAACGGGCATCAATCGTCTCGTTATCGCCGGTGGCGTAAGTGCAAACAAAGCGCTTAGAGAAAAACTTGAGCGAGTGATGATAGGCATGAAAGGCAAAGTTTATTACCCTCGCACTGAATTCTGCACAGATAACGGCGCGATGATAGCCTATGCAGGTATGCAACGTTTGAAAGCGGGTCAATTCGCTGAGTTGGATATGAAAACAAAGGCTCGTTGGCCTTTAGATAGTTTACTCCCGCTCTGA
- a CDS encoding DUF2721 domain-containing protein, translating to MTLTTPALLFPAISLLLLAYTNRFLVLAQLIRELNAREGDSIRPLVVAQIENLRKRINLIRRMQVWGVVAFILCTLSMFAIFIEMTHLGIWLFGISLCGLTLSLLLSLYEIHISCDAISIELSNIEKKKSAE from the coding sequence ATGACGTTAACAACGCCCGCTTTACTCTTTCCTGCTATTTCTTTATTGCTTTTAGCATACACCAACCGATTTTTAGTATTGGCTCAGCTGATCCGAGAACTCAATGCCCGTGAAGGCGACTCCATTCGCCCACTTGTTGTTGCGCAAATTGAAAATTTACGTAAACGCATCAATTTAATTCGCCGAATGCAAGTGTGGGGAGTCGTTGCCTTCATTTTGTGTACACTCTCAATGTTTGCGATTTTTATTGAAATGACGCATTTGGGTATATGGCTGTTTGGAATTAGTTTATGTGGCCTGACCCTGTCTTTATTGTTATCACTCTACGAAATCCACATTTCTTGCGATGCAATTTCAATTGAACTCAGCAATATAGAGAAAAAAAAATCCGCTGAATAA
- a CDS encoding general secretion pathway protein GspB: protein MSFVSQATKNMEQQGSAANNPMNAMMEARLELYQTRLRQGLWLFAALLSVGAGFATGTWVKPTADLTRSNLSVEQVKKEQDNTPSEKSNPPPQPVVREAASGQEVTQHAMTPVVQKVVTDAAQNSTAQHFQWVSVQVGVDQFGQAIYQQQLVPVSQNGMVTVNNPQVLTAPTHRAKEEQTESQDLDELAKQGFRIVGKPLESSNTETAKMDFQGVSPELQAAFNDAVAATKDNPSQEVITGSNNSARVTPIEKLPSGFQASIPPIKYLTHIYSTEPSMRFIKINGRELYEGDSIGALRVVEITPDLTVFNFDGVEFSVEAMEDWPKSQ, encoded by the coding sequence ATGAGTTTTGTATCTCAAGCAACGAAAAATATGGAACAGCAGGGGAGTGCTGCAAATAACCCAATGAATGCGATGATGGAAGCGCGTCTTGAGCTTTACCAGACGCGTTTACGTCAAGGTCTATGGTTATTTGCCGCGTTACTTTCTGTAGGCGCTGGTTTTGCGACGGGGACGTGGGTAAAGCCAACAGCTGATTTAACACGTTCAAATTTAAGTGTAGAACAGGTCAAAAAAGAACAGGACAACACGCCTTCTGAAAAATCAAATCCACCACCACAACCTGTTGTCAGGGAAGCGGCAAGCGGACAAGAGGTGACGCAACACGCAATGACTCCCGTTGTACAGAAGGTAGTTACGGACGCCGCGCAGAATTCTACAGCTCAACATTTTCAATGGGTCTCAGTCCAAGTCGGTGTTGACCAGTTTGGACAGGCCATTTATCAACAACAATTAGTCCCAGTATCGCAAAATGGCATGGTCACTGTTAACAATCCTCAAGTCTTAACTGCGCCCACTCATCGTGCGAAGGAAGAGCAAACGGAATCACAAGACTTGGATGAATTAGCCAAACAGGGATTTCGCATCGTCGGTAAGCCTTTGGAGTCGAGTAATACAGAAACGGCTAAAATGGACTTTCAAGGTGTTTCACCTGAGTTACAAGCGGCATTCAATGATGCCGTGGCTGCAACTAAAGACAATCCATCCCAAGAAGTCATCACCGGTTCAAATAATTCAGCTCGTGTTACCCCAATCGAAAAATTGCCAAGTGGATTTCAGGCAAGTATCCCGCCCATTAAATATCTGACACACATTTATTCGACAGAACCCTCTATGCGTTTTATCAAAATAAATGGTCGAGAGCTTTATGAAGGTGACAGTATCGGCGCACTACGTGTTGTTGAAATAACACCTGACCTTACCGTGTTCAATTTTGATGGCGTCGAATTCTCTGTCGAAGCGATGGAAGACTGGCCAAAGTCCCAATAA
- a CDS encoding HD-GYP domain-containing protein, giving the protein MKIINVNELEPGMFVARVTRQTGRVKVKNQGWVKTQKAISALVAAGIVEVEIDPSKTLQTEQPVDATPIVEASSTPVIETPTLEEKPKAWHKVTKIDKELDVAVELYNEAKQLQQKAFDDIRDGRNIDVEPFKAAANGIIDSIFRNQDALSCIARIREKDSYLLEHSLNVSILISIFAKHLGLERDIIEQLATGALLHDIGKIQVPDAILHKPGKLTDEEFAIMQQHANYSRDIVETAGLGEIASQIAGFHHERLDGTGYPYRLKGDDLSLYVRMASIVDVYDALTAERVYKVGMTPIKAFKYLKDNCPNHFDESLVTQFIQCIGLYPVGTLVKLRSFKVGVIAESNHEAPLKPVVKVFYSAKHMHYVPVQDIDLSSKKIDDELDAAIKPEEFSIDLIRFFRQSMLP; this is encoded by the coding sequence TTGAAAATAATCAATGTCAATGAACTTGAGCCTGGAATGTTTGTTGCGCGAGTAACAAGACAAACAGGTCGTGTCAAAGTTAAAAACCAAGGTTGGGTTAAGACGCAAAAAGCGATTTCAGCGCTCGTCGCGGCAGGGATTGTTGAAGTTGAAATTGATCCAAGTAAAACACTTCAAACTGAGCAACCCGTTGATGCCACTCCTATTGTTGAAGCGTCCTCAACGCCCGTTATTGAAACTCCAACATTAGAAGAAAAACCTAAAGCCTGGCACAAAGTAACGAAAATAGACAAAGAGTTAGATGTCGCCGTTGAACTCTACAATGAGGCAAAACAACTTCAGCAGAAGGCATTTGATGACATCCGAGATGGGCGCAATATCGATGTCGAACCGTTCAAAGCCGCAGCAAATGGCATTATCGACTCAATCTTCCGAAATCAAGATGCCCTGTCGTGTATTGCTCGAATTCGAGAAAAAGACAGCTACTTACTCGAGCATTCACTTAACGTCTCAATATTAATCAGTATATTCGCGAAGCATTTAGGTCTTGAACGCGACATCATTGAGCAACTCGCAACCGGTGCCCTCCTTCATGACATCGGTAAGATCCAAGTACCAGATGCCATTTTGCATAAACCCGGCAAGTTAACGGATGAAGAATTTGCGATAATGCAACAACACGCCAATTACAGTCGCGATATTGTGGAAACTGCGGGCCTAGGTGAAATTGCCTCACAAATTGCAGGGTTTCACCATGAGCGACTGGATGGCACTGGCTATCCGTATCGCTTGAAAGGTGATGACCTCAGTTTGTACGTTCGAATGGCGAGTATTGTCGATGTTTATGACGCACTCACTGCTGAACGTGTCTATAAGGTTGGCATGACGCCCATCAAAGCGTTCAAGTATCTAAAAGACAACTGTCCAAATCACTTTGATGAATCGCTGGTAACGCAATTTATTCAATGTATTGGATTATATCCGGTGGGAACATTAGTTAAGTTGCGCAGTTTTAAAGTTGGAGTGATTGCTGAAAGCAATCATGAAGCGCCTTTAAAACCCGTTGTGAAAGTGTTTTACAGCGCCAAACACATGCATTATGTACCTGTGCAAGATATTGATTTGAGCTCTAAAAAGATTGATGACGAATTGGACGCCGCGATTAAACCGGAAGAGTTCAGTATCGATCTTATTCGTTTTTTTAGACAATCAATGTTGCCGTAA
- the folK gene encoding 2-amino-4-hydroxy-6-hydroxymethyldihydropteridine diphosphokinase: MARVFISIGSNVDRETNFRRGLDTLRQHFPDYLHSNVYESEAVGFSGNPFYNSVFAMETSLPLEELCALLKQIERDHGRKPSDKKFSPRTLDLDILLYDDIVCDVPAQLPRHEIEKNAFVLQPMAEIAPDLVHPVTGVTLAEMWQQYDKTQQKLWKVEFPT, translated from the coding sequence ATGGCAAGAGTCTTTATAAGTATTGGCAGTAATGTCGATAGAGAAACAAATTTCCGCCGTGGTTTGGATACGTTAAGGCAGCATTTTCCTGACTATTTACATTCAAACGTATACGAAAGCGAAGCGGTTGGTTTTAGTGGTAATCCTTTTTACAACTCTGTGTTTGCGATGGAAACGTCGTTACCGCTTGAAGAATTGTGTGCGCTTTTGAAACAAATCGAGCGTGATCATGGTCGAAAGCCAAGTGATAAAAAGTTCAGTCCCCGTACACTTGACCTTGATATATTGCTCTACGACGATATTGTGTGCGATGTACCTGCACAATTACCACGCCATGAAATCGAAAAGAATGCGTTTGTACTTCAGCCGATGGCTGAGATCGCCCCTGATTTAGTGCATCCCGTAACAGGTGTTACGCTTGCTGAGATGTGGCAACAATACGATAAGACCCAACAGAAACTATGGAAAGTGGAGTTTCCAACGTAA